Genomic segment of Eleutherodactylus coqui strain aEleCoq1 chromosome 1, aEleCoq1.hap1, whole genome shotgun sequence:
GTATAGCTCATGTCTCACACAAGGGTATGGTCATGGCATATTACACACGCACATAATACGCTGTTTGAATATCCCATAGGTGGCAAAGTTGCCACTTACACGAAATTACATGCGcaagaaaattgcggcatgttctattttggcgcaTATTATGTGCGGCACGCAGCCAGTATTTAATGTCATTGCACAAGTCTATTtcaacatactgtatgcaaacttaaattttctttgtGGCCCCCTAGCATATATTATGGTCCCCCAATgtttccaagattcagtggacaactttgaggtCGTGATTTTGTATGGTTGTAAAGTATTTCCTTGGGTACTGTAAGGCCGTGAACTATGCTTCTACTTTTAAACATTTggtgtaacatgagcatcagattgTAGGACCTGCAACCATTTTGGATGGacttccagattgtcttggtgatgtaagtgaagAACAGGGTAAAAGgtttcaccaggaaataaggaacATGGAAGAACAGAACTGCGGACAATGGCATACACATATGATGGGGGACTACTGTAGAAAATCCAGAGAGGATGGCCAGGAATATCTCATCGCAGAAAATCATACAAAAGTAGTTTCATCGGcatgtcttaaaaaaaataaaaagtgtgcaTGTATagtatagtatgtgtaattatatgggcatatgtcatatcttgataagcaggATGGGGCATGGTCAGTGGTAAAACTTGTACCAATCAAACTTTTATCTTTTATGCTCTGGATAGGTAGTAagtattccaaagggttcacttactcccctgcccccccccccccccatttgtgtCACAAAACGTATCCACATTTTTTTGCAAACAAAATGAGTTACTTAACAGCTATTCAGACAATAGATGTGATGGGCATGTGTAGCTGTTTAATGGTGAACCCTGATACACATGCCCCTACAGATTTTCTCTTGAAATGCACTTTTACTGTACCTAGAGGGATATTCAGTGACTTGGAAAATTTCTTTTATCCTTCTTTTGTCATCATGGTGTATTTTTGCCATCAAACTGACTCATAAGTAGTTGGTCTTTCCAATTACAGGAGTATGTATTTAAGAATCACTTTTTTATAGGCATGGGATGTTTCTGCATGTTGATGTTTATTCCTTGACCCAtctagcttaaccccttagtgacagcgaatacgcctttttactgacctccctaatgggctttaaacctgcacatacgttttttttaaggcagtggcttggctgactattgGCAGGCTCTTGCGCTAACCGCCAGGAAAGGAGAAACCTCTGATTCTGGCAGATTAACTCCTTACATGtcgcaatcaatagcaactgcaacatGTAAACGGATGACAGGGGAAGGagctttctgtcacccattggtaCCCTACAATGTGATCACAAGGTACGAAAGGGTTGTCATGGCAGTcaaaagcctgacaaaggcctccatgtttacCATGCAACTCagtctattagaccctgcctctggcagagtctaatacTCTGCTGTCCTAGGCTTAGTTAAATGCACTACATAGGTAATGCAGTGAATGATCCAAGCAAttgaatgatcacatcttcaCAACAAAAACCATAAACCAAATGATGACTTATtttaacaaaaaactaaaaacttaCGAGTCTCTGTCACCTACCTTTAGCTATATAAGGTAAGCTTATGGTCTGAAAATAGGTTACCCGCTGAGTTCGGGAATATAAGTGTTTTTTACCTCTCCTGTCATTCACCCAGTGTGAGCACTGGAAGCTGCCGCTTCAGTGTATTGAAGTTCtgttaagtagtccgcccattataaaattggAATGGGCAGTCTACTTTGTGTGCCACTCCACGGATTGAGCAGTGGCTTTCAGAGGTGACACTGGTAAAATGAcagagaaggtaagtataagacttaCATCCcttgactcagtgggtcacctaccttcagcccataagcttagcttatatagctgaaagtaggtgacagagtcatatatacagtgggggaaaaaagtatttagtcagataccaattgtacaagttctcccacttaaaaagatgagagaggcctgtaattgacatcataggtagacctcaactatgagagacaacatgagaaaacacatccagaaaaatcacattgtctgatttttaacaaatttatttgcaaattatggtgaaaaaaaagtatttggtcaataacaaaagttcatctcaatactttgttatatatcctttattggcaatgacaaaaggtcaaacgttttctgtaagtccttacAAGGTcagcacacactgttgctggtatgttgacccattcctccatgcagaactcctcaagagcagtgatgttttggggctgtcgctgggcaacacggactttcaactcccttcaaaagttttctatagggttgagatctggagactggctaggccactccaggaccttgaaatgcttcttacgaagccactccttcgtagccctggcggtgtgcttgggatcactgtcatgctgaaagacgtttcatcttcagtgcccttactgatagaaggaggtttgcacttaaaatctcacgatacatggccccattcattctttcatgtatacggatcagtcgtcctggtccctttgcagagaaacagctccaaagcatgatgttgccaccctcaTGCTTcccagtaggtatggtgttctttggatgcaactcagcattctttctcctccaaaaacggtGAGTTGTGTTTTTGCCGAACAGTTCTACTTTAGTTTCATCTGACCAGATGACATTAtcacaatactcttctggatcatccaaatactctctagcaaacttcagtcggcccggacatgtactggcttaagcagggggaagcgtctggcactgcaggatctgattcCCTgtcggcgtagtgtgttactgatggtagcctttgttatattggtcccagctctctgcaggtcattcactaggttcccccatgTGGTTCTGGGACTTTTGCtcaccattcttgtgatcattttgaccccacagggtgaGATCGTGCGTGGAGCTTAAGATCAatggagattatcagtggtcttgtagctcttccattttctaattattgctcccacggttgatttcttcacaccaagctgcttgcctattgcagattcagtcttcccagtctggttcAGGGCTACAATTGTGTTTCTGGTGTctttcgacagctctttggtcatcaccatagtggagtttggagtgtgactgcttgaggttctggacaggtgtcttttactgataacaagttcaaacaggtgccattactacaggtaatgagtggaggacggaggagcctcttaaagaagaagttacaggtctctgagacccagaaatctcACTTGTTtctaggtgaccaaatacttattttccaccatcatttacaaataaatttgttaaaaatcaaacaatgtgattttctggatgtgttttctcatgttgtctctcatagttgaggtctacctatgatgccaattacaggcctctctcatctttttaagtgggagaacttgtacaattggtatctggctaaatacttttttccccactgtatttaTTTACTACTTAATTTCTTTACCTAAACAAAAAGCTACAAATGTCACACACAACCCTCCACCAGGACTGCATCTGCTAAGCCGGGCACTGACAATTAAGACATCCTATCCCTAGACTTACCAGTTTCTAAAATTTCCCTGAACCTTCTGTAAAACGGACCCTCAGAGAAAACTGTCCAGAAATTTATCTACTCCGTCCCTAAAATAACCCTAATGAAAGACAATCTCCACAGGAGAGATGCCAGATCTCTGCCCGACCTCACATGATTCAAAGAATACACCTTTACCAGGTCATCCAACAGGTTTCTATAACCTCATCCATGGAAGGATTTCCTGCTCTGTTGAGACTAAACATCATGCGTTCCACATGTGAAAcatgaccactaggctgactagcAATAAAGTTCATCAGTCCCTACCACCAAGGTCTCTGAATGCCCCATTTCACATAGGAAAGGCCTGCCAACCTAGACTAACCAGTAGAGGCTCCCACCTGATTGTACACCTCTATATTAAAAgagcactgaagcaggaaatgttCCATTCTTTCCAGCACATTGTCGCTCTCTACATGGGTACAACTCCTATCCCCAGAGCTCCTCTCCTGtacttcaagttaccccttacatatagTCACCAGTGGAAGTGGTGCTTataagtcccaaaacttcaaggggatcctgtctgAATTCAATAAATGCAACCCTACCACCAGGTCCCGAGTTGAGCAGTCCTTGAGCATCAGGCGCTTCTGAAAATGGGTCAAGAGGACCCCTTATCAAGGAGCTTCCTCAaaagagtcctgatctcccacatttCCAGACTCCACTGACATATCTTCAGAACCAAGGCCCAAACCACCCCCACGGTCTCTTTTgcttgacccccattcccattacacTGTCTACCCCCCCTCCCTGTTTTgtctttttgccccccccccagtccctagtttaagcaCTCctacagccttctagccatcttcttccccagcacagctgcagcctCCCCATGAAGATACAGCCCGTCCCTAGTGTGACTTGTGGAGCAGGTAGTATTTCTgtgaaaactaccttggaggtttttgccctaagcttggatcttaGGTCCCTGACATAGTTTTTGAGGgctctccattgacctctaatttgttcattggtgccaatgtgcaccatgaccgctggttcctcaccagcccctcacagtaatctgtcaatctgatctgCAATGTGTCCAActcaagcgccaggaagacaacccACGGTTCGACGATTCCGGTCTTTGTGGTAGATTTCCCaatctatcccccttataattgagtcccccaccactaggacctgtctaacctgccctgcgctccccgtccctttcgcactggagcagtcatctccctggcgttcagatggcatgtcgtgctgcagcagtgctggctctgcaATGGCATCCCCCCTCATCTgctaactttgcaaacttgttggggtgtgccagttcagaactAGCCTCCTTGGTTCTCTTCTCtttaccccttctaactgtcacccagctagctgcctgctccccctgctcttccaaaCTACCATACGCCTCCGCCTCTACCTAAgggagtgcctgctcagtgagcagcaaactcctttccatgttgtcaatggatctcagtgttgccagtcgctcatttagatccaggatttgggcttccaaatgtgcgacgtgcacgcatcttgcgcaacagtatgcacccttgacTGGCTCGTCAAGGagcgcatacattgcacaagcagcacactggatggcattgtcaggcatggagctcatcctaatggggatctataaTTTACttatggaagtagtgaagattgactagatcacactccaaacacACCTCCGCCCGTACGCAACCGCTTATCCCGTATGCAACCGCTCATGCGCCTCTGCCTATACGCAACCTCTCACACGCCTCCACCTGTTCGCAACCGCTGAGCTGATGTTGATCTCTCACGCTCCATGCTAACTAATATACATTCTAGCACAGAGCAGGGAAGGGGCCGCATGTTCATGTATGAAGAGATGAATGGCAGAGCTCATGCACAGAGCCATATGTGTGTGTGCGCTAACTTTGCGTGGACACAGTGCAGGAATGGGGAATCTGGTGAGTATGGAATACAGCTCCTCAAACTCCCCATGCCCTCCCCTTTGAGCCCAAAAATGATGACTGTTTCCCTTTTAATAACAGATACTTTGAagtcaggtaatttatttatatagcacccaTCATGTTTAAGATAATTATCAACCAAAATATTTGTTTCCCACTCCCCACGCCCCCAATACCCCCTGCATTATCATACTCCTTGCCAGTATGTAAAGAACTTTTCTGGGAGTAAACAATAGATGGCTATTCTCAGACCCAATAGGAATGTTTAACAGGAAGAGGAGATAGAAATTgatttacaaaaagaaaaaaatatttgacaaAGAATCTTAAAGACCTAAACCAGAGTCATGACATTCTTTGGATGCGTTTTACATTTGCTTTTAATGAGagcacatctatctatatatatataaagctgaaagccctcactgactgactgactgactcactgactcactgactcactgactcactgactcactgactgactgactcgccaaaagttctccaacttcccgatatcgtagaaacatgaattttgtcacgagcatagattatctccaaaataggaaaagaaattgggtcccaactcgataattcaattctagcgcaaaagaattggcgtcgaaattttacgtgcggtaggtaattttttcactttccggtgtcatagaaacaggaaatttggcacaggcattgattatgtcataaataggaaaagctaatgggtcccaactccattattcaattttatgcgcaaaagaagtagcgtccaaattttacgtgtggaatgtaattttttcactttccggtgtcatagaaacgtgaaatttggcacgagcattgattatgtcatacataggaaaagctaatgggtcccaacttgattattcaattctatgcgcaaaagaattagcgtccaaattttacgtgcggaatgtaattttttcactttccagtgtcatggaaatgggaaatttggcacgagcattgattatgtcataaataggaaaagctaatgggtcccaactccattattcaattctatgcgcaaaagaattagcgtccaaattttacgtacggaatgtaattttttcactttccggtgtcatagaaacgggaaatttgggaggagcattgattatgtcataaataggaaaagctaatgggtcccaactcgattattcaattctaagcgcaaaagaattagtgtccaaattttacgtatgtaatctaattctctcacttcctgatgtcattttatataaaggaaacgtcgcatggttatctccccgtggtgtttcctgggtaacgcagagaactatgcaaaatggtgaacatatgtttttccggtatctctaaagtaaccacgacttcataagattttccgtgtgaacaccagataaacaccagtaccaaattaactcgggcgaagccgggtatatcagctagtaatctaTATAATCAaaatgttaaagggccactccggcaaaagcatttttccatccttgtgtctctctcacctgattgcctgtcacactctggaggtgtcCTCTGtattattgcagtcacttccctgcacTACAGCCTCTTGCTGGTGAGATTTTTGGTTTCATTTTCGCATCAATCACATGattcatcagcacagcattagctagaggctagaCCATTTCTGCCTGCCTGGTGAAATTTTATTTATCATTACCATCTATACTCTTCTAACTTGGCTAcaggccataagtatacagtcaggagagtgagctgtgatctcctgtaTTATAAATGTGTGACAAACTGTGTGATCATAATCAGTAACTGTGATGGAAGGGTCTGTGTCCCTCCTAAGCAGTTTCtttggtagggtccatgtaatagcatcacacagactgagaaacatTATTGGGCCCTAGTTACATAACGaatgaaaaaaatcaccagagtggccctttaacaagtGGTAAATCTAAATGGCGTAATGGTTTTATGATTCTTTATGTATTTTTACATTGTTTACTTCTTCCTATAGCTCGAGTTCCCAAGAAAATCCTAAAATGTAAATCTGTGTCCAGAGAGATAAACTTTGCATCTGAAGAAGAGATGGAGAACTTTAGGCTAGAACAAAAAGTCTACTTTAAAGGGCAGTGTTTAGAAGGTATGGTGACTATTCTCATATTAATGCTACTTTTTATCTTGGAAAGTCATCACAATTAGTAGCAAAATTGAAACCTTTGCTTATGGCATCCAGTCAATTGTTTTCACTATTTTTGATTAAATCTAATGCATTAACCTGTAAAAAGGCCTCCTcagcttttttccccccttgctcttctatgttttttttatatttttttcttaccatCTAACCAGTAATAAGCTGTGTACCAGCTAGATGGCAGTAACATTTTCAGTAAAAGcagatatattatttatatttttagcttttttttactgctttgttATCTGAAATTTCATCAGTTATGATGATGCTACATTGAATAAATTTTACTGTACCACTGTTTTAAAGCAGAATCCTATCCTTGTCCATTATACTGTTATCTGCATGCCAGCTTTTTTGTTCTTTGTTATGATCAGTGATATTCAAATACATTATGAATTCAAGctgttttgttgtgttttttttttttcagaatggtCCTTTGAGTTTGGTTTTGTAATGCCCAACTCTGTGAACACCTGGCAGTCCATGATAGAAGCAGCACCGGAGTCTCAAATGATGCCAGCTAATGTTTTAACGTAAGAACTTGGCAAATATGTTAATGTGGTGGAAAACGCATAGGGAAGCTTTCTTAAAATATCATTAGAAGTTGAAGATTGATATCAGACTGTAGAGTAAACAATCTTGCAGaccagggttgttgatccaggtcctGGAGTCGGGTAGGAACCCAAACGTTGATcgagggattattctggctgccattatggagttgggaaggaattgttttcctccaaatgggctaaattggcttctgcctcatttttaattttttttgccttcctctggatcaacaaggggggggggaggaacaagctgaactagatagacattgtcttcattcggcctaacctACTATATTACTAGGTTTTTAAATATACCATTCGTTTGAGTTAACATCTAAAATCTAAGTAGGCATTTATAATAGCCTGCTTCCTTTCTGCACAGTAAAACTGCCTTTACATATTTTGATAACGCATACCATTCCACAATAGAGTTCAAATCCAATTTGCACATCATTGGGTATGCCAAAAATTTTGATCATAAGATTCGTAAATCACTGTGTATAAATGGTAATTGTTTAATAGTCTAGCAAGTGAACCATCCATATAGACATGAGTACCCCATGTCTGCACTGTGCGACTGTGATTACAATTCTATCACAATATCAAAGAATCTTCACATGCAAACGTTGTTTTGAGGGGTTTTTTTAAGAGCAGTAGCGAAGACTCTATTGAACAAGAGAACACCAGAGCGTGTAAAGGCATTCAAGTTCTCTCAATTTCAGTGTCCATTTTCTCATCAAGATTGTGATTTTGATTTTCACTTGATTTTCACAGCTACTATATACCAGAATAGGGTCTGTATGGAAAATATTATAGTGTTACCCAATGGAAGGAGCAATGCTTAAACACTGAGAATtgttcagcataaaaaaaactatttgtgtaGAAGACTGTTAAGTACAAAAAGAAAGAACACTGAACCTTTTATAAGGTCGTACTTATAAAGGCTAGCGTGACATCTGTTTGAGAAACTCAAACCGATATGGCACTtccaaaaatgcaatttttactGCAGATGCGATTTGCAAGAATATTGCATtattgttacgatcatgtgggcaaactaatCACGGAgcccacatgatcgtgaccaagAGAGATGCATGCACACAGGTTTC
This window contains:
- the PDE6D gene encoding retinal rod rhodopsin-sensitive cGMP 3',5'-cyclic phosphodiesterase subunit delta produces the protein MSNERAKKIMEGFKLNSMILRDGETGKTMWQGAEDLSFPGVEHEARVPKKILKCKSVSREINFASEEEMENFRLEQKVYFKGQCLEEWSFEFGFVMPNSVNTWQSMIEAAPESQMMPANVLTGNVIIETKFYDAELLVSTSRVRLFYV